A genome region from Solirubrobacter pauli includes the following:
- a CDS encoding LuxR C-terminal-related transcriptional regulator has product MKLFVLDTHTIYRRGLVACLDLLEDVEAVAGAESVRDAWEDPALHGADIVLLDPSLPGGKDFLTAVRETTGARVIVCSSDTAQEAVVSALQAGAVGYLRKDQLTPETLATAVKAAANGTGVVTPELLEQLLSNHASNAEAAAARPVAAKLTDREQQVLSLIAAGHPTREVAQELCYSERTVKNVLHDVVTKLNARSRSQAVAFAVREGLI; this is encoded by the coding sequence GTGAAACTCTTCGTCCTCGACACCCATACGATCTACCGGCGGGGGCTGGTGGCGTGTCTGGACCTTCTCGAAGACGTCGAGGCGGTCGCGGGCGCCGAGTCCGTGCGCGACGCGTGGGAGGACCCCGCGTTGCACGGCGCGGACATCGTCCTGCTCGACCCCAGCCTCCCCGGCGGCAAGGACTTCCTGACCGCCGTGCGGGAGACCACCGGCGCGCGGGTGATCGTGTGCTCCTCCGACACCGCCCAGGAGGCGGTGGTGAGCGCTTTGCAGGCCGGTGCGGTGGGTTACCTGCGCAAGGACCAGCTCACGCCGGAGACGCTGGCGACGGCCGTCAAGGCCGCCGCGAACGGCACCGGCGTCGTCACGCCCGAGCTGCTCGAGCAGCTGCTGTCCAACCACGCGAGCAACGCCGAGGCGGCGGCCGCACGGCCCGTCGCGGCCAAGCTCACGGACCGCGAGCAGCAGGTGCTGTCGCTGATCGCGGCCGGCCACCCCACGCGCGAGGTGGCGCAGGAGCTGTGCTACTCCGAACGCACCGTCAAGAACGTGCTGCACGACGTCGTGACGAAGCTCAACGCCCGCTCGCGCTCGCAAGCCGTCGCGTTCGCCGTCCGCGAAGGACTGATCTGA
- a CDS encoding serine/threonine protein kinase, translated as MKTVGRYEILREVGRGGMAMVYLARQTDLDRFVALKELGAFHASDPAFAQRFLRESRVAGSLSHPNVVTVHDYFEHDGTPYIAMEYIERGSLRPHVGRMTMAQIGGVLEGLLAGLTHAETHEIVHRDLKPENVMVTADGRVKIADFGIAKATTKMQTGAFLTATGTTVGTPTYMAPEQAMAQDIGPWTDLYSVGCMAFELFTGNVPFHDSDAPMAILLRHVNEEIPAVKTVRPEVDQRISDWIERLLVKEPEARTRNAQDAWDDFEEILISLLGPRWRREARLVERRTEDTNGGAKPLTPAPFQGTSVHGGEASEEFKSFAWGAPAGDTGGTPAAPPMWTPPPSEATPAIPEPIVGPPTPMPSQAIPAPLPVEDEPTGVTGFVTFGVPAPAPPSDVLLPSPDTPVSDTPEALATPPADAAPPVEFETYVAPPPSRPPTKEPPTPAQAAPPVPPTPAAPSGPGSVAPGSPLAPDTSREPAKDDRKAGLAGAAGAAALAGGAAAATPASAKPAVEPLPAGAADTMMPSKATPPPAPPKPPKAPKAKSPGGGDRPGWLVPVAVGGAAIVAVIAGIALMGGGDDTPERAAATSTATPAATQQATLPVEANGIRVSVPAGWSDGATADIPGFADGAVTMGGPKGGTIVFGRADDSAADPTLLPEELRGETPPTAATVDLDGGVQAAKYADLPIGSQTGTVLSVPTGDGVAMLACIADPKTCDTIASSMTVTGDKTFPVGPSDTYQTKVEKILGRLDKAEKSAARDLDNAGKRTTQVSATSRLGSAYASAATSLGKLSTSPADEASRAQLVAALKDASAAYKKAASEGRAKDRNGFKKQNKPLAAAGKDLQTGFDGFETAGYELSSAAVKRAVAVKKLPVLKRDKKKAASPPSGGRSTATPSSTPTPNTGSTGNSTPPPTNNVAPRNTSPAPQNNSPAPTKKKSSGGDSLSGGGEG; from the coding sequence ATGAAGACAGTCGGCCGCTACGAGATCCTCCGCGAGGTCGGTCGTGGCGGCATGGCGATGGTGTACCTGGCCCGGCAGACGGACCTCGACCGCTTCGTCGCCCTCAAGGAGCTGGGCGCGTTCCACGCCTCGGATCCCGCATTCGCCCAGCGATTCCTGCGCGAGTCGCGCGTGGCCGGATCCCTGTCGCACCCGAACGTCGTGACCGTCCACGACTACTTCGAGCACGACGGCACGCCGTACATCGCGATGGAGTACATCGAGCGCGGCTCACTGCGTCCGCATGTCGGGCGGATGACCATGGCGCAGATCGGCGGCGTCCTCGAAGGCCTGCTCGCCGGGCTCACCCACGCGGAGACGCACGAGATCGTCCATCGCGACCTCAAGCCCGAGAACGTCATGGTCACGGCCGACGGCCGCGTGAAGATCGCCGACTTCGGCATCGCCAAGGCGACCACCAAGATGCAGACGGGCGCGTTCCTCACCGCCACCGGGACGACCGTCGGCACGCCAACTTACATGGCCCCCGAGCAGGCCATGGCGCAGGACATCGGTCCGTGGACGGACCTCTACTCGGTCGGCTGCATGGCCTTCGAGCTGTTCACCGGCAACGTCCCGTTCCACGACTCGGACGCGCCGATGGCGATCCTCCTCCGGCACGTCAACGAGGAGATCCCGGCCGTCAAGACCGTCCGCCCCGAGGTCGACCAGCGCATCTCGGACTGGATCGAGCGCCTGCTCGTCAAGGAGCCCGAGGCCCGCACGCGCAACGCCCAGGACGCCTGGGACGACTTCGAGGAGATCCTGATCTCCCTGCTCGGCCCGCGCTGGCGCCGGGAGGCGCGCCTGGTCGAGCGCCGCACCGAGGACACCAACGGCGGGGCGAAGCCGCTCACGCCCGCGCCGTTCCAGGGCACGAGCGTGCACGGCGGCGAGGCGTCCGAGGAGTTCAAGTCCTTCGCGTGGGGCGCGCCGGCCGGCGACACCGGCGGCACGCCCGCGGCACCGCCGATGTGGACGCCGCCGCCGTCGGAGGCCACGCCCGCGATCCCCGAGCCGATCGTCGGCCCGCCGACGCCGATGCCCTCGCAGGCCATCCCGGCGCCGCTGCCGGTCGAGGACGAGCCCACGGGCGTCACCGGCTTCGTCACCTTCGGCGTGCCCGCCCCGGCGCCGCCGAGCGACGTGCTGCTGCCCTCGCCGGACACACCGGTGAGCGACACGCCGGAAGCGCTCGCGACGCCGCCCGCCGACGCCGCGCCGCCCGTCGAGTTCGAGACCTACGTCGCGCCGCCGCCGTCGCGTCCGCCGACGAAGGAGCCGCCGACGCCCGCGCAAGCCGCGCCGCCGGTCCCGCCGACGCCCGCCGCGCCGAGCGGCCCCGGTTCCGTGGCGCCCGGCTCGCCGCTCGCACCCGACACGTCGCGCGAGCCCGCGAAGGACGATCGCAAGGCCGGCCTCGCCGGTGCCGCGGGCGCCGCCGCGCTGGCCGGAGGCGCCGCCGCTGCGACGCCCGCGTCCGCGAAGCCCGCCGTCGAGCCGCTGCCCGCGGGCGCGGCCGACACGATGATGCCGTCGAAGGCGACGCCCCCGCCGGCGCCGCCCAAGCCGCCGAAGGCGCCCAAGGCGAAGTCGCCGGGCGGCGGTGACCGGCCCGGCTGGCTCGTGCCCGTCGCGGTCGGCGGCGCGGCCATCGTCGCCGTGATCGCCGGCATCGCCCTGATGGGCGGCGGCGACGACACGCCCGAGCGCGCCGCGGCCACCTCGACCGCGACGCCCGCCGCGACCCAGCAGGCCACGCTGCCGGTGGAGGCCAACGGCATCCGCGTCTCGGTCCCGGCCGGCTGGTCGGACGGCGCTACGGCCGACATCCCCGGCTTCGCCGACGGCGCGGTGACCATGGGCGGCCCGAAGGGCGGCACGATCGTCTTCGGCCGCGCCGACGACTCCGCCGCGGACCCGACGCTGCTGCCCGAGGAGCTGCGCGGCGAGACGCCGCCGACGGCCGCCACGGTCGACCTCGACGGCGGCGTCCAGGCCGCCAAGTACGCCGACCTGCCGATCGGCTCGCAGACCGGCACGGTGCTCTCCGTGCCGACGGGCGACGGCGTGGCCATGCTCGCCTGCATCGCCGACCCGAAGACGTGCGACACCATCGCCTCGTCGATGACCGTCACCGGCGACAAGACCTTCCCGGTCGGCCCGAGCGACACCTACCAGACGAAGGTCGAGAAGATCCTCGGCCGCCTCGACAAGGCCGAGAAGTCCGCCGCGCGTGACCTCGACAACGCGGGCAAGCGCACGACGCAGGTGTCCGCGACGAGCCGCCTCGGCTCGGCCTACGCCTCCGCCGCGACGTCGCTCGGCAAGCTCTCCACGAGCCCGGCCGACGAGGCCTCCCGGGCGCAGCTGGTGGCCGCGCTCAAGGACGCGAGCGCCGCGTACAAGAAGGCCGCGTCCGAGGGCCGCGCCAAGGACCGCAACGGGTTCAAGAAGCAGAACAAGCCGCTGGCCGCGGCGGGCAAGGACCTGCAGACCGGGTTCGACGGCTTCGAGACCGCCGGCTACGAGCTCAGCTCGGCCGCCGTCAAGCGCGCCGTCGCGGTGAAGAAGCTGCCGGTGCTCAAGCGCGACAAGAAGAAGGCCGCCTCGCCGCCCAGCGGCGGTCGCAGCACGGCGACCCCGTCGAGCACGCCGACGCCCAACACGGGCAGCACCGGCAACTCGACGCCGCCGCCGACGAACAACGTCGCGCCGCGCAACACCAGCCCGGCGCCGCAGAACAACAGCCCCGCGCCGACGAAGAAGAAGTCGAGCGGCGGCGACAGCCTCTCCGGCGGCGGCGAGGGCTGA
- a CDS encoding FHA domain-containing protein: MLDGGQRVPVVHELIIGRAPGSTVLLSDPSVSRTHARITADAVLEDAGSSHGTWLDGVRVTGPLPLRDGAKIRLGDAELRVERRREAAEAGRTMFVPAGGTAFLPSVGGTQFGMRPRVRSGYALKRLDASEGRQRWVLKDTRNGTFLRLSDNDAWVFELLDGSRSLVELVAVCEQRFGATGSPRLVRLLTDLGERGFLAGVAGGAPVAEAPTSGWRKLVKPREKVFTGLGPKVEAIYRAGGWVLFTQAALIVIAALIVLGLGAFIYLIAGRYGTPFVVASKFGLGGLVFLGGRFAVVAVHELAHGLTMASFGRRVDRAGLKAIAIFPYAFVDTSEAWFEPRRRRIAVSAAGPVSDFSLGAVFALCALLLPEGTVRDIFFNLAFAAYVGGFFNLNPFIERDGYHMLVDGLNEPGLRRRAKEQLERRLRGERAEGDSPVLARYSLWGIGWSVLAAVFAIAMTFRYKDIFLLYAPEAVVYAVMGTLWVAFFLPVFFVLGKPLWQRVRGVGA, translated from the coding sequence GTGCTCGACGGGGGGCAGCGCGTGCCGGTGGTGCACGAGCTGATCATCGGGCGCGCGCCGGGGTCGACGGTGCTGCTCTCGGATCCCTCGGTGTCGCGCACCCACGCGCGGATCACGGCCGATGCGGTGCTCGAGGACGCCGGCTCCTCGCACGGCACGTGGCTGGACGGCGTGCGCGTGACCGGGCCGCTGCCGTTGCGTGACGGGGCGAAGATCCGGCTCGGGGACGCGGAGCTGCGCGTGGAGCGCCGGCGCGAGGCGGCCGAGGCCGGGCGGACGATGTTCGTGCCCGCGGGCGGGACGGCCTTCCTGCCGTCGGTCGGCGGGACGCAGTTCGGGATGCGGCCGCGGGTGCGGTCGGGGTACGCGTTGAAGCGGCTCGACGCGAGCGAGGGGCGCCAGCGCTGGGTGCTCAAGGACACGCGCAACGGCACGTTCCTGCGGCTGTCGGACAACGACGCGTGGGTGTTCGAGCTGCTCGACGGCTCACGCTCGCTGGTCGAGCTCGTGGCGGTGTGCGAGCAGCGGTTCGGGGCGACGGGCTCGCCGCGGCTCGTGCGGCTGCTGACCGACCTGGGCGAGCGCGGCTTCCTGGCGGGCGTCGCGGGCGGCGCGCCGGTGGCCGAGGCGCCGACGTCCGGGTGGCGCAAGCTCGTCAAGCCGCGCGAGAAGGTCTTCACCGGGCTCGGGCCGAAGGTCGAGGCGATCTACCGGGCGGGTGGCTGGGTGCTCTTCACCCAGGCGGCGTTGATCGTCATCGCCGCGCTGATCGTGCTCGGGCTCGGCGCGTTCATCTACCTGATCGCGGGGCGCTACGGCACGCCGTTCGTGGTGGCGTCGAAGTTCGGCCTCGGCGGGCTCGTGTTCCTGGGCGGGCGCTTCGCGGTGGTCGCCGTGCACGAGCTGGCGCACGGGCTGACGATGGCGTCGTTCGGGCGGCGCGTGGACCGGGCGGGGCTGAAGGCGATCGCGATCTTCCCGTACGCGTTCGTGGACACGAGCGAGGCGTGGTTCGAGCCGCGCCGTCGCCGGATCGCGGTCAGCGCGGCGGGTCCGGTGTCGGACTTCTCGCTCGGCGCGGTGTTCGCGCTGTGCGCGCTGCTCCTGCCCGAGGGGACCGTGCGCGACATCTTCTTCAACCTGGCGTTCGCGGCCTACGTCGGCGGGTTCTTCAACCTCAACCCGTTCATCGAGCGCGACGGCTACCACATGCTCGTCGACGGCCTGAACGAGCCGGGGCTGCGGCGACGGGCGAAGGAGCAGCTCGAGCGGCGGCTCCGCGGCGAGCGGGCCGAGGGGGACTCGCCGGTGCTGGCGCGCTACTCGCTGTGGGGCATCGGCTGGTCGGTCCTCGCGGCGGTGTTCGCGATCGCGATGACCTTCCGCTACAAGGACATCTTCCTCCTCTATGCACCGGAAGCGGTTGTATATGCGGTGATGGGCACGCTGTGGGTCGCCTTCTTCCTGCCGGTCTTCTTCGTGCTCGGCAAGCCGCTCTGGCAGCGGGTCCGCGGGGTTGGTGCGTAG
- a CDS encoding NlpC/P60 family protein has product MATTPSEADVAARLIERLLADPGFRARFRRDPAGACREVGLESLAQEMSLGGGKAFHTLDIRESRSSLAGVMMAAAMEGIVVGQFAENVLPAIGQMPSAVADVVSRVDLPAISLPGGGNGEAVKPSPVGPDAPAAAPGAGQDVPSSDVPGVAGTPDVPGVAPANASAGAADVPTAPPPASPPPAATPPAADAPPAEAKPPAESKAPASDPAGDAAKRIAEEDSPEAAQRAQEADAADALNQQTSGVPGSDQLPSADAATAPGGGPPSQSETIPGGGAPTPSVDPGELAPADNSVAPGGPVKGGLPASGGGPAAAGAAAGPGAGGPGTAAGAPPSGNAAAAPEAAGGKRQSEGLAGAAKRFARRLSGGGGGKGGASAAADAGLPSGGAAPTDAGLPSASAAPADPSLPGAPAAPVDNSLPATPSAAENSLPATPDENSLPSAPTDGLPSAPVEPPTPQALALLANPNLTLDPGVAAGLQAGGTDPRLVGVLTQLGAGHKLTVTGTPGDGVVDITQVDGELVNPDSAAARELAGALAALDPSVRPDEVGTPWPISSPGFITNSAHQDQLRLTFKAPAAPEAIAPAVAVPVTPAPPAVAAAVPVAPAGPVVPAEPAYDPRKSDAFLPAVKATAASAREPDRTDSQAFLPAVEKPKAAAAQLASQPAAGVVEVVAAAPGAYPGDNAPKEQLAGWMASEAQRRGLPPELPVMASLVESGLKNVNYGDADSLGFFQMRVSIWDSGPYKGFADKPELQVKWFLDEAEKVKDARVAAGKPIDDPQHYGEWIADTERPAAQYRYRYQTKLEEAKGLLANRTAPPPAAAAVAVANPAPAPAGGPLGPAALAIAQGQLGVAEVGTNAGPQVDEYLAAAGVPSGNPWCASFITWSLEKAGHKMPGGGWAAVQTWVRNAEQGKNGLQIISAEDARPGDIVAYDWGGQTDFGADGHIGFVASDVKDGKFTALEGNNADKVNSVSRTTGTGNVVFIRVNGDATAGGAPPVQAPAPSGAAAPPVDPKQFGGDEVGTGGAASAETLAALKNPNLVFDDVGKADLKAGRIDPRVIGVLTKLSQEHKITISCMCSDHSKFTAGGSVSNHFYGRGVDIAAIDGEVVGPGSPLAREIASEVSTLDENIRPNEIGSPFAIGGPGYFTDAAHQNHIHLGFKQEISPDWKPPADVAAQPVAAAPAQFAATPGTPVATAAAAPAEPAFDPRQSDAFLPAVKASAAAAREPERSGSQAFLQAVEPPKRETPAVAQPAQLAAQPAAPAAAQPAAAPAVDVSAAVDAAPTAYPGDSAPKEQVAAWMAAEAKKRGLPPQLPIMASLVESGMKNLNFGDADSVGFFQMRVGIWNQGAYAGYPDKPELQIKWFLDQAEAVKKQRLVAGKPIDDPNSFGEWIADVERPAEQYRGRYQTKLEEANQLLGAQPQPAAAAVAQPVAAPIDPAAAAAAVGNAQLPAEIAAPLQQAIASGNGPGPKALAAITEASKHMGTPYKWGGSTPQTGFDCSGLMQWAYAQSGVQIPRVTYTQIEAPNGVEVADRAQLKPGDLVFFAANGDVHHVGMFLGGDKFLHAPSTGDVVKVSSLSEPYYASQFAGGRRFDAGAPAAPVAAAAAQPAQLAAAAPIDPTEVAKAQAAVARDAAEVRRNDSQLFMAITRAEASKAAAEQERHASQLFLKAVDPSQVKRRSPAAEPPAAPPAVAPPPVQPAPAQAAAIPVSAPVEAQPPAVNPAVAGVSVDLTNAASEYPGDNASQAELAKWLAKQAEAAGLPPELPVMAALVESGVKNLNYGDADSVGFFQMRVGIWDQGDYKGFASKPELQAKWFIDTALGVKRQAISRGDADFGKDPAKWGEWIADTERPAEQYRGRYQLRLDEARKLLA; this is encoded by the coding sequence GTGGCCACGACGCCCTCTGAAGCCGACGTCGCCGCGCGGCTGATCGAGCGCCTGCTCGCCGACCCGGGGTTCCGCGCGCGCTTCCGCCGCGACCCCGCGGGCGCCTGTCGCGAGGTCGGCCTGGAGTCGCTCGCGCAGGAGATGTCCCTGGGCGGCGGCAAGGCCTTCCACACGCTGGACATCCGCGAGTCGCGCTCCTCGCTGGCCGGGGTGATGATGGCCGCGGCGATGGAAGGCATCGTGGTCGGCCAGTTCGCCGAGAACGTCCTCCCGGCGATCGGGCAGATGCCGAGCGCGGTGGCCGACGTCGTCTCGCGCGTGGACCTGCCGGCGATCAGCCTGCCCGGCGGTGGCAACGGTGAGGCCGTCAAGCCGAGCCCGGTCGGGCCGGACGCGCCGGCCGCCGCTCCCGGCGCCGGCCAGGACGTGCCGAGCTCCGACGTGCCCGGCGTGGCGGGCACGCCGGACGTGCCGGGCGTGGCCCCGGCGAACGCGAGCGCGGGCGCCGCGGACGTGCCGACGGCACCGCCGCCCGCCTCCCCGCCCCCGGCCGCGACACCGCCCGCCGCCGACGCTCCGCCCGCCGAGGCCAAGCCGCCCGCGGAGTCGAAGGCGCCGGCGAGCGACCCCGCGGGCGACGCCGCCAAGCGGATCGCCGAGGAGGACAGCCCGGAGGCGGCGCAGCGCGCGCAGGAGGCGGACGCCGCCGACGCGCTGAACCAGCAGACCTCCGGCGTGCCCGGGTCCGACCAGCTGCCGAGCGCCGACGCGGCGACGGCGCCCGGCGGCGGCCCGCCCTCGCAGTCCGAGACGATCCCCGGCGGCGGCGCGCCGACCCCGTCCGTGGACCCCGGCGAGCTGGCTCCGGCGGACAACTCGGTGGCCCCGGGCGGCCCGGTGAAGGGCGGCCTGCCCGCGAGTGGCGGCGGCCCGGCGGCCGCGGGGGCGGCGGCCGGCCCGGGCGCGGGCGGCCCTGGCACGGCGGCCGGCGCGCCGCCGAGCGGGAACGCCGCCGCGGCCCCCGAGGCAGCGGGCGGCAAGCGCCAGTCCGAAGGGCTCGCCGGGGCGGCCAAGCGCTTCGCGCGGCGCCTCTCCGGAGGCGGCGGCGGCAAGGGCGGCGCGAGCGCGGCCGCCGACGCGGGCCTGCCGAGTGGCGGCGCGGCGCCCACCGACGCCGGGCTGCCGAGCGCATCCGCGGCGCCCGCCGACCCGAGCCTGCCGGGCGCGCCCGCCGCGCCCGTGGACAACTCGCTGCCGGCGACGCCGTCGGCCGCCGAGAACTCCCTGCCGGCCACGCCGGACGAGAACTCGCTGCCCAGCGCGCCGACCGACGGGCTGCCGAGCGCGCCCGTCGAGCCGCCCACCCCGCAGGCGCTGGCGCTGCTCGCCAACCCGAACCTGACGCTCGATCCCGGTGTGGCCGCGGGGCTGCAGGCCGGGGGCACGGACCCGCGGCTCGTCGGCGTGCTCACCCAGCTCGGCGCCGGGCACAAGCTGACGGTGACCGGCACGCCCGGCGACGGCGTGGTGGACATCACGCAGGTCGACGGCGAGCTCGTCAACCCCGACAGCGCGGCCGCGCGCGAGCTGGCCGGCGCGCTGGCGGCGCTGGACCCGTCGGTCCGGCCGGACGAGGTCGGCACGCCGTGGCCGATCTCCTCGCCCGGGTTCATCACCAACAGCGCCCATCAGGACCAGCTGCGGCTCACGTTCAAGGCGCCGGCGGCCCCGGAGGCGATCGCGCCCGCCGTCGCCGTGCCGGTCACGCCCGCGCCGCCCGCGGTGGCCGCCGCGGTCCCGGTCGCGCCCGCCGGACCGGTCGTGCCGGCCGAGCCCGCGTACGACCCGCGCAAGTCCGACGCGTTCCTGCCCGCGGTGAAGGCGACCGCGGCGTCCGCGCGCGAGCCCGACCGCACCGACTCGCAGGCCTTCCTGCCGGCGGTCGAGAAGCCGAAGGCCGCCGCCGCCCAGCTCGCGAGCCAGCCCGCGGCGGGCGTGGTCGAGGTCGTCGCCGCCGCGCCCGGTGCCTACCCGGGCGACAACGCGCCGAAGGAGCAGCTCGCGGGCTGGATGGCGAGCGAGGCGCAGCGGCGCGGCCTGCCACCCGAGCTGCCGGTGATGGCGTCGCTCGTCGAGTCGGGCCTCAAGAACGTCAACTACGGCGACGCCGACAGCCTCGGCTTCTTCCAGATGCGCGTGTCGATCTGGGACAGCGGCCCGTACAAGGGCTTCGCCGACAAGCCCGAGCTGCAGGTCAAGTGGTTCCTGGACGAGGCGGAGAAGGTCAAGGACGCGCGGGTCGCGGCGGGCAAGCCGATCGACGATCCCCAGCACTACGGCGAGTGGATCGCGGACACCGAGCGTCCGGCCGCCCAGTACCGGTACCGCTACCAGACCAAGCTCGAGGAGGCCAAGGGCCTGCTCGCCAACCGGACGGCGCCGCCGCCCGCGGCGGCCGCCGTGGCCGTCGCGAACCCGGCGCCCGCCCCGGCCGGGGGCCCGCTCGGGCCGGCGGCGCTCGCGATCGCGCAGGGCCAGCTCGGCGTGGCCGAGGTGGGCACGAACGCCGGCCCCCAGGTGGACGAGTACCTGGCCGCCGCCGGGGTGCCGTCGGGGAACCCGTGGTGCGCGTCGTTCATCACCTGGTCGCTGGAGAAGGCCGGGCACAAGATGCCGGGCGGCGGCTGGGCGGCCGTGCAGACGTGGGTCCGCAACGCCGAGCAGGGCAAGAACGGCCTACAGATCATCAGCGCCGAGGACGCCCGCCCGGGCGACATCGTCGCCTACGACTGGGGCGGCCAGACCGACTTCGGCGCCGACGGCCACATCGGCTTCGTCGCCAGCGACGTCAAGGACGGGAAGTTCACCGCGCTCGAGGGCAACAACGCCGACAAGGTCAACAGCGTCTCCCGTACGACCGGCACGGGCAACGTCGTCTTCATCCGCGTCAACGGCGACGCCACCGCGGGCGGTGCCCCACCCGTGCAGGCGCCGGCCCCGTCCGGCGCGGCCGCGCCGCCCGTCGACCCGAAGCAGTTCGGCGGCGACGAGGTCGGCACGGGCGGCGCCGCGAGCGCCGAGACGCTCGCCGCGCTCAAGAACCCGAACCTCGTCTTCGACGACGTCGGCAAGGCGGACCTCAAGGCCGGCCGGATCGACCCGCGCGTGATCGGCGTGCTGACCAAGCTCAGCCAGGAGCACAAGATCACGATCTCGTGCATGTGCTCCGACCACTCGAAGTTCACCGCGGGCGGCTCGGTCTCCAACCACTTCTACGGCCGCGGCGTCGACATCGCCGCGATCGACGGCGAGGTCGTCGGCCCCGGCAGCCCGCTCGCGCGCGAGATCGCCAGCGAGGTCAGCACGCTCGACGAGAACATCCGCCCGAACGAGATCGGCTCGCCGTTCGCGATCGGCGGCCCCGGCTACTTCACCGACGCCGCCCACCAGAACCACATCCACCTCGGCTTCAAGCAGGAGATCTCACCCGACTGGAAGCCGCCGGCGGACGTCGCGGCCCAGCCCGTCGCCGCCGCGCCCGCGCAGTTCGCCGCCACGCCGGGCACGCCGGTCGCGACCGCTGCCGCCGCCCCGGCCGAGCCCGCCTTCGACCCACGCCAGTCGGACGCGTTCCTGCCCGCGGTGAAGGCGAGCGCGGCGGCCGCCCGCGAGCCGGAGCGCTCCGGCTCCCAGGCGTTCCTGCAGGCCGTGGAGCCGCCCAAGCGTGAGACGCCGGCGGTGGCCCAGCCCGCCCAGCTCGCGGCCCAGCCAGCGGCGCCCGCCGCCGCCCAGCCCGCCGCCGCGCCCGCCGTGGACGTGTCCGCCGCGGTCGACGCCGCGCCCACCGCGTACCCCGGCGACAGCGCGCCGAAGGAGCAGGTCGCCGCCTGGATGGCCGCCGAGGCGAAGAAGCGCGGCCTGCCTCCGCAGCTGCCGATCATGGCCTCGCTCGTCGAGTCGGGCATGAAGAACCTCAACTTCGGCGACGCCGACTCGGTCGGCTTCTTCCAGATGCGCGTCGGCATCTGGAACCAGGGCGCCTACGCCGGCTACCCCGACAAGCCCGAGCTGCAGATCAAGTGGTTCCTCGACCAGGCCGAGGCCGTCAAGAAGCAGCGGCTCGTCGCGGGCAAGCCGATCGACGACCCGAACAGCTTCGGCGAGTGGATCGCCGACGTCGAGCGCCCGGCCGAGCAGTACCGCGGCCGCTACCAGACCAAGCTCGAGGAGGCCAACCAGCTGCTCGGCGCGCAGCCGCAGCCCGCCGCGGCGGCGGTCGCGCAGCCCGTGGCCGCGCCGATCGACCCCGCGGCCGCCGCGGCCGCGGTCGGCAACGCGCAGCTGCCCGCGGAGATCGCGGCGCCGCTGCAGCAGGCGATCGCGAGCGGCAACGGCCCGGGCCCGAAGGCGCTGGCGGCGATCACCGAGGCCTCCAAGCACATGGGCACGCCCTACAAGTGGGGCGGCTCGACCCCGCAGACGGGCTTCGACTGCTCGGGCCTGATGCAGTGGGCGTACGCGCAGTCGGGCGTGCAGATCCCGCGCGTGACGTACACCCAGATCGAGGCGCCCAACGGTGTCGAGGTCGCCGACCGCGCCCAGCTGAAGCCCGGCGACCTCGTGTTCTTCGCCGCCAACGGCGACGTCCACCACGTCGGCATGTTCCTCGGCGGCGACAAGTTCCTGCACGCGCCCTCGACCGGCGACGTGGTGAAGGTCTCCAGCCTGAGCGAGCCGTACTACGCGAGCCAGTTCGCGGGCGGCCGCCGCTTCGACGCCGGCGCGCCCGCCGCGCCCGTCGCGGCCGCCGCCGCCCAACCCGCGCAGCTCGCCGCCGCCGCGCCGATCGACCCGACCGAGGTCGCCAAGGCGCAGGCCGCCGTCGCCCGCGACGCCGCCGAGGTCCGCCGCAACGACTCGCAGCTGTTCATGGCCATCACCCGGGCCGAGGCGAGCAAGGCGGCCGCCGAGCAGGAGCGCCACGCGTCCCAGCTGTTCCTGAAGGCGGTCGACCCGTCGCAGGTCAAGCGCCGCTCGCCCGCGGCCGAGCCGCCCGCGGCGCCGCCGGCCGTCGCGCCGCCGCCGGTCCAGCCCGCGCCCGCGCAGGCCGCCGCCATCCCGGTGTCGGCGCCCGTCGAGGCCCAGCCGCCGGCGGTCAACCCGGCCGTGGCCGGCGTGTCGGTCGACCTCACGAACGCGGCGAGCGAGTATCCGGGCGACAACGCCTCCCAGGCGGAGCTCGCCAAGTGGCTGGCCAAGCAGGCCGAGGCCGCGGGGCTCCCGCCCGAGCTCCCGGTGATGGCCGCGCTCGTCGAGTCCGGCGTCAAGAACCTCAACTACGGCGACGCCGACTCGGTCGGGTTCTTCCAGATGCGCGTCGGCATCTGGGACCAGGGCGACTACAAGGGCTTCGCGAGCAAGCCCGAGCTGCAGGCCAAGTGGTTCATCGACACGGCGCTGGGCGTCAAGCGCCAGGCGATCAGCCGTGGCGACGCCGACTTCGGCAAGGACCCCGCCAAGTGGGGCGAGTGGATCGCCGACACCGAGCGCCCGGCCGAGCAGTACCGCGGCCGCTACCAGCTGCGGCTGGACGAGGCCCGCAAGCTGCTGGCGTAG